The sequence GCCTCGAATTTCGGCCTGTGATTGCCGATTCCGGGACGATGGGTGGCAAAGATACGCACGAATTTATGGCGCTTGCAAGCGTAGGGGAAGATACTGTCGTCTATTCCGATGGATCTGATTACGCAGCCAACTTGGAAATGGCAAAAGCTGCGCTGCCAGAGGCGCCAAGTGTACAAGCACATGGCTTGCTTGAAAAGAGAGCAACGCCGGAAGCAAAAACGGTCGACGAAGCCGCTGAAGCACTAGGTTTTGATGCCGATGACATTTTTAAAGCGCTTGTTGTTGTTGTCGATGACGTGCTATCCCTTTTTATCTTGCGTGGCAACGATGAGCTTAACGAAGTCAAAGCATTGCATGAACTTGGCGCAAAAACGTTGCGCATGGCGAGTGAAGAAGAAGTCGTTGCCGCTTTCGGCGCGACTCCTGGATCAATTGGTCCTGTAGGCGTAAAGGATGTGCCGATTTATGCCGACTACCGGATTCGCAGCATGGAGCGCATTGCGTGCGGAGCCAATGAAACAGGCTACCACTATGTAAATGTCGGCCCAGGCCGCGACTATGAAGTGACCGCTTATAAAGATTTGCGCACTGTGCGCGAAGGCGATCCGTCTCCAGACGGCAAAGGGACATTGCGCTTTGCTGAAGGAATTGAAATCGGGCAAATCTTTAAACTGGGTACCCGTTACTCTGAATCACTCGATGCGAAATATTTAGATGGCCAAGGAAAAGCGCAGCCTTTTCTAATGGGCTGTTATGGTATCGGCGTATCGCGGACGCTTGCCGCTGTGATTGAACAGCATCATGACGAGGCGGGCATTGTTTGGCCGAAGGCAGTGGCGCCGTTCGACGTCCACTTATTAGCGTTAAATGTGAAAAATGAAGACCAGAAAACACTTGCTGAACAGCTATACAGCGACATTCGCCAAGCTGGAATCGACGTATTGTATGATGATCGGCCAGAACGGGCAGGCGTTAAATTTAAAGACGCTGACTTAATTGGCTTGCCAGTACGGGTAGCCGTTGGCAAACGGGCCGGAGAAGGCATCGTCGAAGTGAAAGTCCGCAAAACGGGCGAACAGCTAGAGTTGACAGCTAGTGAGCTAGTTCGTTGGCTTAACGATTTTTTACGTGAATAATGCGGGAATGCAGGCTGGCTAGTCGTCAGCCTGTTTACGCTTTAGCAAGGAGTGAAACAAATGAGCCAAGCGAAAGAGACGAGAAAAGAGCGCCTTCAACTATTGCTTGACCAGCTGCAAATTCCAGATGACGGCCGTTCCCATTTTCAAGACGGCTATATTGAAAAACTAGCAATCTCAAAAGAACAGAAAGTCTGGCATTTTTTCATTCGATTAGAACGGTTGCTGCCAGCCGAATGGTGCGAACTGTTTAGAGGGCGTCTCGCCCAGACGTTTCGAGAAATCGCCAATGCACGTTGCTCATTTGCATATGCCAACAGCGAGACGGATGAATCAGTATGGCGCAGCTATTGGCCTCTTATCGCCAACGAATTGGCGCGTGTCTCTCCACCTCTTGCTGCTACGTTGCAAAAGCAAGCCCCGACAGTCAATGACAATAAGCTGTCTTTAGTAGCGCAAAACGAAGCGGAAGCAGAAGCGATAAGGCGAAAGCTTGCCGATCCGTTTAAAGACATATGCGGCCAGTTTGGCTTGCCTGTATTGCCCCTTGCAGTCGCCGTACAACAATCACAGGAAGCTTATGATGAATTTGTCCGCAAACGTGCTGAAGAAGACCGGTCAAAAGTGGTCGAAGCGATGTTGGAAAAACAACGGGTTGAAGAGGAAATGGCGAAGCAAGTAAAACAAGCCAACTTGTCTATGGGTTATCCCATTAAAGATGAGCCGACGCCGCTCGAAGCGATTGTCGATGAAGAACGGCGCATTACCATTCAAGGCTATGTGTTCGCAACAGATATTCGCGAGCTCCGCAGTGGGCGGACATTGCTAACCTTTAAAATGACAGATTACACCGATTCGATTTTAGTGAAAATGTTTTCCCGGGATAAAGAAGATGTGCCGGTTATGCAAGCGGTCAAAAAAGGCATGTGGTTAAAAGTGCGAGGCGGCATTCAAAACGATACATTTGTCCGCGACCTCGTTATGATCGCCAATGATTTTAACCAAGTAACGCCAAATGTCCGCGAAGATACCGCTGAACAAAAACGAGTCGAACTTCATACCCATTCGACAATGAGCCAAATGGATGGCGTCGTTTCTGTTGGCAGGTATATCGAGCAGGCTGCAAAATGGGGCCATCCAGCGATTGCCATTACGGATCACGGCGTTGTCCAAGCGTTTCCAGAAGCATATGGCGCTGCCAAAAAGCATGACATTAAAGTGATTTATGGCATGGAGGCAAATGTCGTTGATGATGGCGTACCAATTGCTTACAACTCAGACCATCGTCACTTGCTCGAAGAAGAGTATGTCGTCTTTGACGTGGAAACGACCGGTCTGTCGGCTGTCTACAATACGATCATTGAGCTTGCTGCCGTCAAAATCAAAAACGGCGAAATCATCGATACATATGAATCGTTTGCAGACCCAAAAGAGCCTCTGTCAGCAACGATCATCGAATTGACAGGGATTACCGATGACATGGTCCAAGGCGCTCCTGAACCTGCTGAAGTGCTGAAGCAATTTCGTGAATTTGCCGGCGATGCCACGTTGGTTGCCCATAATGCGAGCTTTGATATTGGCTTTTTGAATGTCGGTTATAAAA is a genomic window of Shouchella clausii containing:
- a CDS encoding proline--tRNA ligase, whose protein sequence is MRQSTYLAPTMRDVPADAEAISHQLMLRAGMMRQIAAGVYAYLPLAKRTIAKIEAIIREELDAIGAQELTLPSLHPAELWQASGRWEAMGDELVRLKDRHNRDFALGPTHEEVITSLIKDGIASYKKLPLCVYQVQTKFRDERRPRFGLLRGREFIMKDAYSFHDSPESLDEAYWQMHGAYSRIFTRVGLEFRPVIADSGTMGGKDTHEFMALASVGEDTVVYSDGSDYAANLEMAKAALPEAPSVQAHGLLEKRATPEAKTVDEAAEALGFDADDIFKALVVVVDDVLSLFILRGNDELNEVKALHELGAKTLRMASEEEVVAAFGATPGSIGPVGVKDVPIYADYRIRSMERIACGANETGYHYVNVGPGRDYEVTAYKDLRTVREGDPSPDGKGTLRFAEGIEIGQIFKLGTRYSESLDAKYLDGQGKAQPFLMGCYGIGVSRTLAAVIEQHHDEAGIVWPKAVAPFDVHLLALNVKNEDQKTLAEQLYSDIRQAGIDVLYDDRPERAGVKFKDADLIGLPVRVAVGKRAGEGIVEVKVRKTGEQLELTASELVRWLNDFLRE